From the Bdellovibrionota bacterium genome, one window contains:
- a CDS encoding AI-2E family transporter, protein MNFKWTQVFKSLIIVFLALSVLILLTPFLLPLALGGILCVVIFPMYKKMVEKKWNPSLAALTSLLVFSLVFAVPTTLVVLKGARVTTEFVQKTLDSKKPTQDLKPEEQKNIQKIENFAEKTAGRFGIDIPDPSAVFDKIYNSIGAFILAALTDFFTKLPDFVLAFFIALLTMYFGLVENEKIYATLKKYSFLSPKNAEKLVENIVVSCRSVIVSNVVTGAIQSIVVAAGAHLTNTGNFFVVGFITFVFSFIPVVGAAPVAYALGAYALVSGESTAGIIMMVVGTVAGISDNFIRPMMLSGSGEVHPLWSLLGILGGIIIFGLPGLFIGPLILAVASSCLPIYVKDFRETSKQLNGQS, encoded by the coding sequence ATGAATTTCAAATGGACACAGGTTTTCAAAAGCCTCATCATTGTGTTTCTTGCTCTTTCAGTTTTAATTCTACTCACACCATTTTTACTTCCATTAGCCCTTGGTGGAATTCTCTGTGTTGTGATTTTTCCCATGTACAAAAAAATGGTAGAGAAAAAATGGAATCCCTCTCTCGCTGCACTCACTTCCCTGCTCGTTTTCTCATTGGTGTTCGCGGTACCAACGACTCTTGTCGTTTTAAAAGGCGCAAGAGTCACAACAGAATTTGTCCAAAAAACTTTAGATTCTAAAAAACCAACTCAAGATCTAAAACCTGAAGAGCAAAAAAATATTCAAAAAATAGAAAACTTTGCCGAAAAAACTGCCGGGAGATTTGGAATTGATATTCCAGATCCCTCTGCTGTGTTTGATAAAATTTATAACTCTATAGGCGCATTTATTCTAGCTGCACTCACGGACTTCTTTACAAAACTTCCTGATTTTGTATTGGCATTCTTTATCGCTTTACTCACAATGTACTTTGGCTTGGTTGAAAATGAAAAAATCTATGCCACTTTAAAAAAATATTCGTTCCTCTCGCCTAAGAATGCCGAGAAGCTTGTCGAAAATATTGTTGTGAGCTGTAGATCTGTGATCGTTTCCAATGTCGTGACGGGAGCTATCCAATCCATTGTGGTTGCGGCTGGAGCCCATCTCACCAACACTGGAAATTTCTTTGTGGTGGGATTTATAACTTTTGTATTCTCGTTCATACCTGTCGTAGGTGCAGCTCCTGTGGCTTACGCCTTGGGTGCTTATGCCTTAGTCTCTGGTGAATCTACGGCTGGGATCATAATGATGGTTGTGGGAACTGTAGCGGGGATCTCTGACAACTTCATTCGCCCGATGATGCTCAGTGGATCCGGCGAAGTCCATCCGCTATGGAGTTTATTAGGAATTCTTGGAGGGATTATTATCTTTGGATTACCCGGATTATTTATCGGCCCCTTGATCTTGGCTGTAGCCTCAAGCTGCTTACCGATTTACGTAAAAGATTTTAGAGAGACCTCTAAACAATTAAACGGTCAAAGCTAG
- a CDS encoding M24 family metallopeptidase, which translates to MLEAVGENFNSDSIEKARHRTWDLVNAIAERVRPGQTEKDIEEISKGLFEEFGSEKKWHPSKLRFGINTLKAFREVSEPNVVLQENDLFFIDIGPVFFGHEGDCGKTFAVGNNKEHHDVIKASEEIFHEVKNCWKETGKSGAELYEFAKDATKKRGYVMTLNGASGHRIGDFPHALYHKGQLVDFKEKPSAQRWILEIQIRHPEKHFGAFYEDML; encoded by the coding sequence ATGTTAGAGGCAGTCGGAGAAAATTTCAATTCGGATTCTATAGAGAAAGCACGCCACCGCACCTGGGATCTCGTGAACGCTATTGCTGAAAGAGTTCGTCCTGGACAAACCGAAAAAGACATCGAAGAAATTTCTAAGGGATTGTTCGAAGAATTTGGTTCAGAGAAGAAGTGGCATCCGTCAAAGCTACGCTTTGGAATCAATACTTTGAAGGCCTTTAGAGAGGTTTCAGAACCTAATGTGGTTTTACAGGAAAATGATTTATTCTTTATTGACATTGGTCCGGTGTTCTTCGGTCACGAAGGAGACTGTGGCAAAACTTTCGCCGTAGGAAATAATAAAGAACATCACGATGTGATCAAAGCGTCAGAAGAAATTTTTCATGAAGTAAAAAACTGTTGGAAAGAAACTGGGAAATCCGGTGCTGAACTTTATGAATTTGCAAAAGACGCCACTAAGAAGCGCGGCTATGTGATGACATTGAATGGCGCCTCTGGGCATCGCATTGGCGATTTCCCGCACGCTCTTTATCATAAAGGACAACTTGTAGATTTTAAGGAAAAGCCATCAGCACAGAGATGGATTTTAGAAATTCAAATCAGACATCCCGAAAAGCACTTTGGTGCTTTCTACGAAGACATGCTCTAG
- the msrA gene encoding peptide-methionine (S)-S-oxide reductase MsrA yields MSEKIEVATLAGGCFWGVEELLRKLDGVIETEVGYTGGKGSAPTYEFVKTGTTGHAEAVQIKFDPAKISYEEILKYFFRLHDPTQVNGQGNDHGTQYRSAIFYHDDNQKKIAQAVKEKVDTSGKWKSKVVTEIISFDKWYSAEGYHQDYLQKNPNGYTCHFLRD; encoded by the coding sequence ATGTCAGAGAAAATAGAGGTCGCAACTTTAGCTGGCGGATGTTTTTGGGGAGTGGAAGAACTCCTTCGTAAACTCGATGGAGTTATCGAAACAGAAGTGGGCTACACCGGCGGTAAAGGTAGTGCGCCAACTTACGAATTTGTGAAAACTGGAACCACGGGCCACGCTGAAGCAGTCCAAATTAAATTTGATCCTGCAAAAATTAGTTATGAAGAAATTCTTAAATATTTTTTTAGACTTCATGACCCGACACAAGTGAATGGTCAGGGTAATGACCACGGAACTCAATATCGCTCAGCTATTTTCTATCACGACGACAATCAAAAGAAGATTGCGCAGGCAGTGAAAGAAAAAGTCGATACCTCTGGAAAATGGAAATCCAAAGTTGTTACCGAAATTATTTCTTTTGATAAGTGGTATTCAGCAGAAGGGTATCATCAAGATTATCTACAGAAAAATCCAAACGGCTATACTTGCCATTTTTTAAGAGATTAA
- a CDS encoding GNAT family N-acetyltransferase gives MSINPSTNKTLKIRNATKEDVSLILQLIKEIAEYEKLSHEVIATEEIVYESLFGKEKSAEVIIGEYENETVGYALFFHNFSTFLGKKGLYLEDLFVRPQYRGMGFGKKLLLHLVKISKDRNCGRMEWSVLNWNTPAIEFYKSLGAKPMEEWTVYRLDEAAISKLIN, from the coding sequence ATGAGTATTAATCCAAGCACAAATAAAACTTTAAAAATCCGCAATGCCACTAAAGAAGATGTTTCTTTGATTCTACAACTGATAAAAGAAATCGCCGAGTACGAAAAGCTTTCGCACGAAGTGATAGCCACGGAAGAAATTGTATATGAAAGTCTTTTTGGAAAAGAAAAATCCGCCGAAGTTATTATTGGCGAATATGAGAATGAAACGGTCGGTTATGCATTGTTCTTTCACAATTTCTCAACCTTTTTGGGTAAGAAAGGTCTTTATCTCGAAGATTTGTTTGTGCGTCCTCAATATCGGGGAATGGGCTTTGGTAAAAAGCTTTTACTCCATTTAGTGAAGATTTCAAAAGACCGTAATTGCGGTAGAATGGAATGGTCCGTTCTTAATTGGAATACGCCAGCTATTGAATTCTATAAGTCCTTAGGAGCAAAGCCTATGGAGGAGTGGACTGTTTATCGTTTAGATGAGGCGGCTATTTCTAAATTGATAAATTAG
- a CDS encoding histidine phosphatase family protein has protein sequence MSNSLPLFEYFYFIRHGRTDANVNQLMAGGSNDILLNEEGHLQAAKAAQILKTKCPEIQTICVSTMTRAKQTAGYINELLQKPMLEFPEFIEWHFGEWEGKSWIDVAPLFLGNEEPPEGETRDIFKNRVFNGLNKALSLPGPILVVAHGGVWYKIQKIFNLELIKSDNCQIFKIYSQKNKDIVEYKYHEICL, from the coding sequence ATGTCCAATTCTCTTCCTCTATTTGAATATTTTTACTTTATCCGTCACGGTAGAACCGACGCTAACGTTAATCAGCTGATGGCCGGCGGAAGTAACGACATTCTCTTAAACGAGGAAGGTCACCTTCAGGCCGCAAAAGCGGCGCAAATTCTAAAGACCAAATGTCCAGAAATTCAAACCATCTGCGTGAGCACCATGACCAGAGCCAAACAAACCGCTGGCTACATCAATGAACTCCTGCAAAAACCTATGCTCGAGTTTCCAGAATTTATCGAATGGCACTTTGGCGAATGGGAAGGAAAGTCTTGGATAGACGTTGCTCCTTTGTTTTTAGGCAACGAAGAACCTCCCGAGGGCGAAACTCGAGATATTTTTAAAAATCGTGTTTTCAACGGATTGAATAAAGCTCTAAGTCTCCCCGGCCCTATCCTAGTCGTCGCTCACGGCGGTGTCTGGTATAAAATTCAAAAGATCTTTAATCTAGAGCTTATAAAGAGTGATAATTGCCAGATCTTTAAAATATACTCTCAAAAGAACAAAGACATTGTTGAATACAAATACCATGAGATATGTCTATAG
- a CDS encoding 2OG-Fe(II) oxygenase, producing MKSYQPIHKIPHFFDDALKLRHEFEAKFKDPKKTSPDRFVWDYWFVEDQYTLIRTEAENIFSKKIFQNFSQNLIEFGQKYLGCDGITPPWISYYVDGCKQDLHADVPHGPWAYVYSLTPWSKREFTGGETVLLKPSTLDYWNNFEKMSGIEMKELTTKIPANFNQLLVFDPRIPHGVSPVRGAQDPLKARVVIHGWFTNPRPIIHGGLGEKKTTSLLNEMIYEMEPIFDKYSFVTGTLAIRMEINPKGKIDRLYFLTNTLISIERNIPTVKLLNEMELFLKNKTFPKAKTRTEITLPFLFQSR from the coding sequence ATGAAGTCTTATCAACCCATACATAAAATTCCGCATTTTTTTGATGACGCCTTAAAACTCCGACATGAGTTCGAAGCAAAGTTCAAAGATCCCAAAAAGACATCGCCAGATCGCTTCGTTTGGGACTATTGGTTTGTGGAAGACCAATATACTTTGATCAGAACGGAAGCTGAAAATATTTTTTCTAAAAAAATATTTCAGAATTTCTCACAAAACTTAATTGAATTCGGGCAAAAATATTTGGGTTGTGATGGCATCACTCCTCCTTGGATCAGTTATTATGTCGACGGCTGCAAACAAGATCTTCATGCCGACGTTCCCCACGGACCGTGGGCCTATGTGTACTCTCTCACTCCCTGGAGCAAACGTGAATTCACAGGCGGCGAAACGGTTCTCTTAAAACCCTCTACCCTCGACTACTGGAACAATTTTGAAAAGATGAGTGGCATCGAAATGAAAGAGCTCACCACAAAAATTCCTGCTAACTTTAATCAACTTTTAGTATTTGATCCCAGAATTCCTCACGGAGTAAGTCCCGTGCGAGGAGCTCAAGATCCACTCAAAGCTCGAGTCGTCATCCATGGCTGGTTTACAAATCCTCGTCCTATCATTCACGGAGGCCTCGGTGAAAAGAAAACCACTTCGCTTTTAAACGAAATGATCTACGAGATGGAACCTATCTTTGATAAATATTCTTTTGTCACCGGCACCCTTGCTATCCGCATGGAAATTAATCCTAAAGGAAAAATAGATCGTCTGTACTTCTTAACAAATACGCTCATCTCGATCGAGAGAAATATTCCTACCGTAAAATTACTCAATGAAATGGAGCTCTTTCTCAAAAACAAGACCTTCCCAAAGGCAAAAACACGAACGGAAATTACTCTTCCTTTTTTATTTCAATCGCGCTAA
- the galE gene encoding UDP-glucose 4-epimerase GalE, whose amino-acid sequence MNVLVTGGAGYIGSHACKQLKKHGLNPIVYDNLSRGHEDFVKWGPLIHGDILDTTKVEQTLKQYQIEAVLHFAAFAYVGESVENPTLYYKNNVQGSLSLLEGMLKANVKKIIFSSTCATYGIPEKIPLTEELPQNPINPYGQTKLMIEKILRDYAPAYGLRSVCLRYFNAAGADPESLIGENHEPETHIIPLAIESALKNKVLKIFGSDYSTPDGTCLRDYIHVADLAEAHVLALKYLNTSDKNFDYFNLGNEKAFSVKEIVKAVEEVSNLKVNAEIYPRRSGDPAVLVSDSTKAKNILKWTPEIKDIKEIIRTAYNWHKKNL is encoded by the coding sequence ATGAATGTACTCGTCACTGGTGGAGCTGGATATATTGGTAGCCACGCCTGTAAACAATTAAAGAAACATGGATTAAATCCAATTGTTTACGACAATCTCAGCCGTGGCCACGAAGACTTTGTGAAGTGGGGTCCACTTATTCATGGAGATATTCTAGATACAACCAAAGTTGAACAAACCCTCAAGCAATATCAAATAGAAGCTGTCCTTCACTTTGCAGCCTTTGCTTATGTTGGGGAGTCCGTAGAAAATCCTACTTTATATTACAAAAATAATGTTCAAGGCTCTTTATCTCTGTTGGAAGGAATGCTTAAGGCCAACGTTAAGAAAATCATTTTCTCTTCGACTTGCGCCACTTACGGAATTCCAGAAAAAATTCCACTCACGGAAGAACTCCCACAAAACCCTATCAATCCCTATGGTCAAACCAAATTAATGATTGAAAAAATATTAAGAGATTATGCACCGGCTTACGGCTTGAGATCTGTTTGTTTGCGATACTTCAATGCCGCAGGCGCTGATCCCGAATCACTCATCGGTGAAAATCATGAGCCTGAGACTCATATTATTCCTCTAGCCATTGAATCTGCTCTTAAAAATAAAGTTTTAAAAATTTTCGGTAGCGATTATTCCACTCCAGATGGAACTTGCTTAAGAGATTACATTCATGTAGCAGATCTTGCTGAAGCCCATGTTCTGGCTCTTAAGTATCTAAATACCTCAGACAAGAATTTTGATTATTTCAATCTTGGTAACGAAAAAGCATTTTCAGTTAAAGAAATCGTAAAAGCCGTAGAAGAAGTTTCTAATCTCAAAGTGAATGCAGAAATTTATCCTCGACGATCCGGTGATCCCGCAGTCTTAGTTTCTGATTCTACAAAAGCAAAAAATATTTTAAAATGGACCCCAGAAATAAAAGACATCAAAGAAATCATCAGAACCGCATACAACTGGCATAAAAAGAATCTTTAG
- a CDS encoding MFS transporter, with protein MSKRELKILLLLASAQFTNIVDFMIMMPLEPQLVRMFGITPVQFSLLVASYSLSAGVSAIFSSFFVDDYDRKKSFLLIYLGFLVGTLLCASSPSFEILLAARVFTGFFGGVMGSQIMSIVGDIIHPNFRGRAMGVIMGSFSAASVLGVPMGLFIAAHMTWHAPFYSLVAIGTVVFIFAFKTLPPMKAHLKMDSKKRSKTEIYSYIWARPKLIWALSLFPMLMLAHFTVIPFISPYMSANIGFTDAELSYIYFCGGAFTIVSSQLVGRWVDKTSSYHVFKILAFMALIPIFALTHLPPVPIWVALVITTTFFVIGSSRMIAAMTAVTGCIEPRFRGGFMSINTALQQLGSGVASFIAGLMVVRAEDGKLLHYNWTSYVVLVATFGCLYIFKQFKDLKVQPAVDPIPPEPVA; from the coding sequence ATGTCTAAACGCGAACTGAAGATTCTGTTGTTGCTAGCGAGTGCTCAATTCACCAATATCGTAGATTTTATGATCATGATGCCGCTCGAGCCGCAGCTTGTCCGCATGTTTGGTATAACGCCTGTGCAGTTCAGTCTCTTGGTAGCATCTTATTCTTTGAGTGCGGGAGTTTCGGCGATTTTTAGCTCGTTTTTTGTGGACGATTATGATCGCAAAAAATCATTTTTACTTATTTATCTTGGATTTTTAGTGGGTACCTTGTTGTGCGCGAGTTCTCCTTCTTTTGAAATTTTATTGGCAGCAAGAGTTTTCACAGGCTTCTTTGGTGGCGTGATGGGATCGCAAATCATGTCTATCGTAGGAGATATCATTCATCCCAATTTTCGAGGCAGAGCTATGGGTGTCATTATGGGATCCTTCTCGGCGGCTTCGGTGCTTGGAGTTCCGATGGGTCTCTTCATTGCGGCCCATATGACATGGCATGCGCCATTTTATAGTTTAGTGGCTATTGGCACAGTGGTTTTTATTTTTGCTTTTAAAACTTTGCCTCCGATGAAGGCTCACCTGAAGATGGACAGTAAAAAAAGAAGTAAGACAGAAATCTATTCTTACATTTGGGCAAGACCAAAACTCATTTGGGCTTTGAGTCTATTTCCGATGCTTATGCTCGCTCACTTTACGGTGATTCCGTTTATCAGTCCTTACATGTCCGCAAACATTGGTTTTACCGATGCCGAGCTTTCGTACATTTACTTTTGTGGAGGAGCCTTTACGATTGTGAGTTCTCAGTTGGTGGGACGTTGGGTAGATAAAACTTCTTCTTACCATGTTTTTAAAATTTTGGCTTTTATGGCGCTCATTCCGATTTTTGCACTCACTCATCTTCCTCCTGTTCCCATTTGGGTAGCATTGGTTATCACGACTACTTTCTTTGTTATAGGAAGCTCTCGTATGATTGCGGCAATGACCGCGGTAACAGGATGTATTGAACCTCGTTTTCGTGGAGGTTTTATGAGTATCAATACCGCTCTCCAGCAGTTGGGATCAGGTGTTGCGTCTTTTATTGCGGGACTCATGGTGGTCAGAGCAGAGGATGGCAAGTTACTTCATTACAATTGGACAAGCTACGTGGTTTTAGTGGCAACTTTTGGATGTCTTTATATTTTTAAACAGTTTAAAGATTTGAAAGTGCAGCCTGCCGTAGATCCGATTCCGCCAGAGCCTGTTGCTTAA
- a CDS encoding radical SAM protein, translated as MEFVTSHVFDRIYVEISNICNLQCDFCPPVLRDKKVMAIESFEKIVSQIQGKTKEICLHLMGEPLGHPHLKEILDICVKHDVKVNFTTNGVLLNHQKVELLLNPIVRQVNISIHSFEANHKEKDVTPYMDKVFNFVDMAFEKRPDIYINYRIWDLADPLSLSPKNALIRKMIENKYSFDFATLKIDIRRVKGYKIINRLYVNFDSRFEWPSMNQPIRSEKGFCHALTHHIGIHADGTVVPCCLDKEASINLGNCLETDLKTILMGDKASQMRKGFAAKTLVESLCQRCDFAKRFDRK; from the coding sequence ATGGAATTTGTAACTTCACACGTATTTGATCGCATCTACGTGGAGATTTCCAATATTTGTAATCTTCAGTGTGATTTCTGTCCTCCAGTATTAAGAGACAAAAAGGTCATGGCTATCGAAAGCTTTGAAAAAATTGTTTCACAAATCCAAGGAAAAACCAAAGAAATTTGTTTGCATCTTATGGGTGAGCCTTTGGGTCACCCTCATTTGAAAGAAATTCTAGACATCTGTGTGAAGCATGATGTGAAAGTGAATTTCACTACCAATGGAGTTTTACTTAATCATCAAAAAGTGGAATTGCTTTTAAATCCAATTGTTAGGCAAGTGAATATTTCGATTCATAGTTTTGAAGCCAATCATAAGGAAAAAGATGTTACACCTTATATGGATAAGGTTTTTAACTTTGTAGATATGGCTTTCGAAAAACGGCCTGATATCTATATCAACTATCGAATTTGGGATTTAGCTGATCCTTTGAGTCTTTCTCCAAAGAATGCATTAATTAGAAAAATGATTGAAAACAAATACAGCTTTGATTTTGCTACTTTGAAAATCGATATCCGTAGGGTTAAGGGTTATAAAATTATAAACCGTCTGTATGTGAACTTTGATTCTAGGTTTGAATGGCCATCAATGAATCAGCCTATAAGATCAGAGAAGGGCTTTTGCCATGCGCTGACTCACCATATTGGGATTCATGCGGACGGCACCGTTGTTCCGTGCTGCCTGGATAAAGAAGCTTCCATAAATCTAGGTAACTGCCTGGAAACGGATTTAAAAACAATTCTGATGGGCGATAAAGCAAGCCAAATGAGAAAAGGTTTTGCTGCTAAAACTCTTGTTGAATCTCTTTGTCAGCGTTGTGACTTTGCTAAAAGATTCGACAGAAAATAA
- a CDS encoding serine/threonine protein kinase produces MTKNFYELTPDQVLIGIESLGFSTTGEFTQLNSYENRVFEVRLEENDLNCEKLIAKFYRPGRWSMDAIKDEHQFLADLKNEGVEVVAPYEFTPKNDKAQTVFSHQDIYFSLFPKFYGRMPQELLPGDFQKIGRTLALIHNVGSRQKAKYRPSMTADIYGRQSLKILKNAVAMEMWPRYEKAAIQIIEYLEDYLEPENFIRIHGDCHRGNLLNDGKSFFFVDFDDMCNGPEAQDFWMLLSQDQMDEEIDEILSGYTEIRDFDESQIDLFEPLRGLRIIHYAKWIAARWTDPSFPRLFPDFQSYSYWAQETEQLEKIAWNL; encoded by the coding sequence GTGACGAAAAATTTTTACGAACTCACCCCAGATCAGGTTTTGATAGGTATCGAATCCCTTGGATTCAGCACAACGGGGGAATTTACTCAGCTCAACTCCTACGAAAATAGGGTTTTTGAGGTTCGGTTAGAAGAAAATGACCTCAACTGTGAGAAGCTTATTGCTAAGTTCTATCGTCCGGGTCGTTGGAGCATGGATGCCATCAAGGATGAACATCAATTCCTCGCTGATCTTAAAAACGAAGGTGTCGAAGTTGTAGCTCCTTATGAGTTCACACCCAAAAATGATAAAGCCCAGACTGTATTTTCTCATCAAGACATTTACTTTAGCTTATTTCCCAAATTTTATGGACGTATGCCGCAGGAACTTTTGCCAGGAGATTTTCAAAAGATTGGAAGAACGCTGGCGTTGATCCACAATGTGGGCTCTCGGCAAAAAGCAAAATATAGGCCCTCGATGACAGCCGATATTTATGGACGTCAGAGTTTAAAGATTCTAAAAAATGCCGTTGCCATGGAAATGTGGCCCCGCTATGAAAAAGCCGCAATTCAAATTATCGAATATCTAGAAGATTATCTAGAGCCTGAAAATTTCATTCGTATTCATGGAGATTGCCATCGAGGAAATTTGTTGAATGATGGAAAGAGTTTCTTTTTTGTGGATTTCGATGATATGTGCAATGGACCCGAGGCTCAAGATTTTTGGATGTTGCTCAGCCAGGACCAAATGGATGAAGAGATTGATGAAATTTTGTCTGGTTATACTGAGATTAGAGATTTTGATGAATCACAAATTGATTTGTTTGAGCCTTTAAGAGGTTTAAGAATTATTCATTACGCAAAATGGATTGCTGCGCGATGGACAGATCCATCTTTTCCAAGATTATTTCCAGACTTTCAAAGTTACAGTTATTGGGCGCAAGAGACGGAACAGTTGGAGAAGATTGCATGGAATTTGTAA
- a CDS encoding serine protease: MFQRLTLKFVLAMSILAGLSLVLFANAALAQDFKIFNLKSNKKQLQVGEEWSRTTFDGKLTSTEALNSAIKATARVDLKNEQGSAFYLGKFNGVHLMLTNYHVLSEQEICRTGKVYFANMQKSFSCGLIIDKFRDLEATFFTIRVDKKDEYRFENIALKFDFVNEYKPGHKLVTAGYGIERNSNGKLTYENSQTCVVATTTYKTILLTVQSDETSYNARSFVHACEISSGDSGSAVISESTGKVVGLNWATSTSKPITLLNSLNVYEWIEKQSNLLWSYMSYAVPGGEIMNAIRVSKNVTLNEFVNSHFNSP, encoded by the coding sequence ATGTTTCAGAGATTAACGCTAAAGTTCGTTTTAGCCATGTCAATTCTAGCAGGATTGAGCTTGGTTTTATTTGCCAATGCAGCTCTGGCTCAAGACTTTAAAATATTCAATCTTAAAAGTAATAAAAAGCAACTTCAAGTCGGCGAAGAATGGAGCCGTACGACTTTCGATGGAAAACTCACTTCCACGGAGGCTCTCAATAGCGCCATCAAAGCTACGGCTCGAGTAGATCTAAAAAATGAGCAAGGATCTGCGTTTTACCTGGGTAAATTCAACGGCGTACACCTCATGTTAACCAACTACCATGTCCTCTCGGAACAAGAAATTTGCCGTACAGGAAAAGTTTATTTTGCAAATATGCAAAAATCTTTCAGTTGTGGCCTGATCATTGATAAATTCCGTGATCTAGAAGCCACATTCTTTACCATTCGAGTTGATAAAAAAGATGAATATCGTTTTGAAAATATCGCTTTGAAATTTGATTTTGTTAATGAATACAAACCGGGACACAAACTTGTCACAGCGGGATACGGAATTGAGCGCAATAGCAACGGAAAGCTCACTTATGAAAACTCTCAAACTTGCGTTGTAGCGACCACCACCTACAAAACTATACTACTGACAGTGCAATCGGATGAAACATCCTACAATGCACGATCGTTTGTTCATGCGTGCGAAATTTCAAGTGGCGATTCTGGATCGGCGGTTATTAGTGAAAGCACCGGAAAAGTTGTAGGCCTCAATTGGGCAACTTCAACCTCTAAACCTATCACTCTCCTAAATAGTCTTAATGTCTATGAATGGATTGAAAAACAATCTAATCTTCTATGGAGTTACATGTCCTACGCTGTCCCTGGAGGAGAGATCATGAATGCCATCCGGGTTTCAAAGAATGTCACCCTCAATGAATTTGTAAACTCTCACTTCAACTCTCCATAA
- a CDS encoding leucyl/phenylalanyl-tRNA--protein transferase — translation MSEDLRKYFQITSFPDPMTASEDGVLCFGGEFERDLLLDAYIHGIFPWPHEGYPLLWFFPKERGVLDFKDLHIPQSLGKLIKKNLYTFRMNTRFNDVIEQCSLVPRKNQKGTWITDEMQVAYKDLYDEGHILCIECYRKNSNGDEVLVGGLYGVLVAGVFSGESMFGLESNVSKLCVIEAIKRLQGIGLDWMDIQMVTPVLESLGGKYISREEYKQRLDAVHKIFIKA, via the coding sequence ATGAGTGAAGATTTAAGAAAGTACTTTCAGATCACTAGTTTTCCGGATCCAATGACGGCTTCGGAAGATGGAGTCCTTTGTTTTGGCGGAGAGTTTGAAAGAGATTTACTTCTCGATGCTTATATTCATGGAATCTTTCCTTGGCCTCATGAAGGATATCCATTACTTTGGTTTTTCCCTAAAGAGCGTGGTGTGCTGGATTTTAAAGATCTACATATTCCACAATCACTGGGGAAGCTCATCAAAAAAAATCTCTATACTTTTAGGATGAATACGCGCTTTAACGACGTCATCGAGCAATGTTCTCTCGTTCCAAGAAAAAATCAAAAAGGAACTTGGATCACAGACGAGATGCAAGTGGCCTATAAAGATCTCTATGATGAAGGTCATATTCTCTGCATAGAATGTTACAGAAAGAATTCGAACGGCGACGAGGTACTCGTGGGAGGTCTCTATGGTGTTCTTGTCGCGGGAGTCTTCAGCGGCGAGAGTATGTTTGGTTTAGAAAGTAATGTTTCTAAACTCTGCGTAATCGAAGCGATCAAAAGGCTTCAGGGTATTGGTTTAGATTGGATGGACATTCAGATGGTCACACCCGTTCTTGAGTCTCTTGGTGGAAAATACATTTCACGCGAAGAATACAAGCAGAGACTCGATGCTGTTCATAAAATATTTATAAAGGCGTAG